One genomic region from Streptomyces sp. Li-HN-5-11 encodes:
- a CDS encoding COX15/CtaA family protein has protein sequence MERVPNLTRADVLSAARNPLAFIAARWTPHPRTVQRAALAALVMAVVIVVTGGAVRLTGSGLGCPTWPTCTDDSLTTTRAMGFHGVVEFGNRMLTDVLCAVVGWAIIAARSQKPRRRSLTRLGWGQFWVVMGNAVLGGIVVLVGLNPYTVAAHFLLTMALIVVATVMWQRTREGDAPVRPLVGPAVRQLVWFLVAATVLLIAVGTVVTGAGPHAGDSREVHRIPIDWETVAKLHAVLAWIVVTLTFALWFLLKAVDAPQGPLHRTRDLFLVLLAQGVIGYVQYFTHLPEILVGLHMLGSCLVWIGVLRVLLSLRERAESVTDLPGPPAEAALTKA, from the coding sequence ATGGAACGCGTGCCGAACCTGACCCGCGCCGACGTCCTGTCCGCCGCGCGCAACCCGCTCGCCTTCATCGCCGCACGCTGGACCCCGCACCCGCGGACCGTCCAGCGGGCGGCCCTCGCCGCGCTCGTCATGGCGGTCGTCATCGTCGTGACCGGCGGCGCGGTCCGCCTGACCGGCTCGGGCCTGGGCTGCCCGACCTGGCCCACGTGCACCGACGACTCGCTCACCACCACCCGGGCGATGGGCTTCCACGGTGTCGTCGAGTTCGGCAACCGCATGCTGACGGACGTGCTGTGCGCCGTCGTCGGCTGGGCGATCATCGCCGCGCGCTCGCAGAAGCCGCGGCGGCGGAGCCTGACCCGGCTGGGCTGGGGGCAGTTCTGGGTGGTCATGGGCAACGCGGTGCTCGGTGGCATCGTCGTGCTGGTCGGCCTGAACCCGTACACGGTCGCCGCCCACTTCCTGCTGACCATGGCCCTCATCGTGGTCGCCACGGTGATGTGGCAGCGCACCCGGGAGGGTGACGCGCCGGTCCGCCCGCTGGTCGGCCCGGCGGTGCGGCAGCTGGTGTGGTTCCTGGTCGCCGCGACGGTCCTGCTGATCGCGGTGGGCACGGTGGTGACCGGTGCGGGACCGCACGCGGGCGACTCCCGTGAGGTCCACCGCATCCCCATCGACTGGGAGACGGTCGCCAAGCTGCACGCGGTGCTGGCCTGGATCGTGGTGACGCTCACGTTCGCCCTGTGGTTCCTCCTCAAGGCGGTCGACGCGCCGCAGGGCCCGCTGCACCGGACCCGCGACCTGTTCCTGGTCCTGCTCGCGCAGGGCGTCATCGGCTACGTCCAGTACTTCACGCACCTGCCCGAGATCCTGGTCGGCCTCCACATGCTGGGCTCCTGCCTGGTGTGGATCGGCGTGCTGCGGGTGCTGCTGTCGCTGCGGGAACGGGCGGAGTCGGTGACCGATCTGCCGGGTCCCCCGGCGGAGGCCGCGCTGACCAAGGCGTGA
- a CDS encoding AAC(3) family N-acetyltransferase — MPTPPPTGPLVTRDGIAAQLRELGVRPGEILLVHSSLSSLGWVSGGSVAVVRALLDALGPDGTLVVPTQTGDLSDPALWSRPPVPEEWWETIRATMPVYDPRITPSHGVGVVPETVRTWPGALRSAHPHTSFAALGPHAARITEGHAPDCRLGESSPLARLEALGARVLLLGAGYDACTSFHLAEYRIPSPLVAVGRPGPDGWEVLTEVSISSERFDELGHDFERDRPVLRGTVGAAEARLFPLADAVAYAERWLAVHRPREEDIPHPPV, encoded by the coding sequence ATGCCCACACCCCCTCCGACCGGCCCTCTTGTCACCCGGGACGGCATCGCCGCACAGCTGCGCGAGCTCGGCGTCCGCCCCGGCGAGATCCTTCTGGTGCATTCGTCCCTGAGTTCACTCGGGTGGGTCAGCGGCGGATCCGTCGCGGTCGTCCGGGCACTGCTCGACGCGCTCGGCCCGGACGGCACGCTGGTGGTCCCCACGCAGACGGGCGACCTCTCCGACCCGGCGCTGTGGAGCAGACCGCCGGTGCCCGAGGAGTGGTGGGAGACGATCCGGGCCACGATGCCCGTGTACGACCCCCGCATCACGCCCTCGCACGGGGTCGGGGTGGTCCCCGAGACCGTGCGCACCTGGCCGGGCGCGCTGCGCAGCGCCCACCCCCACACGTCGTTCGCGGCGCTCGGCCCGCACGCGGCGCGCATCACCGAGGGGCACGCCCCCGACTGCCGGCTGGGTGAGAGCAGCCCACTGGCCCGGCTGGAGGCCCTGGGCGCCCGGGTGCTCCTGCTCGGCGCCGGCTACGACGCGTGCACCAGCTTCCACCTCGCCGAGTACCGGATACCGTCCCCCCTCGTCGCGGTCGGCCGGCCCGGCCCCGACGGGTGGGAGGTCCTCACCGAGGTGTCGATCAGCTCCGAGCGCTTCGACGAACTCGGGCACGACTTCGAGCGGGACCGCCCGGTCCTGCGGGGGACGGTGGGCGCGGCCGAGGCGCGGCTGTTTCCCCTGGCGGACGCGGTGGCCTACGCCGAGCGATGGCTGGCGGTGCACCGGCCCCGTGAGGAGGACATCCCGCACCCGCCCGTCTGA
- a CDS encoding amidohydrolase family protein, with the protein MIETPSLVDQYCHGVLRTELGLGTFEAQLARTEGPPAPGTTLFDTQTGFAVRRWCPPLLGLEPHCPPARYLARRRELGVLEAGRRLLRGSGITTYLVDTGLPGDLTGPGEMATAGGAAAHEIVRLELLAEQVADTSGTVESFLANLAESVHGAAAHAVAFTSLAGVRHGLALAPDPPGPGEVRGAAGRWLSGRRVGGELRDPVLLRHLLWIAVASGRPLQLHAGLGEPGLRIDRTDPVLLTDFVRATAGLGTDLVLLHGYPYHRHAAHLAGVFPHVYADSGAALVRTGARAATILAEILELAPFGKILFSSGAHGLPELHVVGARLFREALSRVLGGWVAEGAWSQGDAQRVAAMVAAGNARRVYGLE; encoded by the coding sequence ATGATCGAAACGCCGTCCCTCGTGGACCAGTACTGCCACGGCGTACTGAGAACGGAGCTGGGCCTCGGCACCTTCGAGGCCCAGCTCGCCCGTACCGAGGGGCCTCCCGCGCCGGGCACCACCCTCTTCGACACCCAGACCGGGTTCGCCGTACGCCGCTGGTGCCCCCCGCTGCTCGGCCTGGAACCGCACTGCCCGCCTGCCCGGTACCTCGCCCGGCGCCGGGAGCTGGGCGTCCTGGAGGCCGGCCGCAGGCTCCTGCGCGGCAGCGGCATCACGACCTACCTCGTCGACACCGGGCTGCCCGGAGACCTCACCGGGCCCGGGGAGATGGCCACCGCGGGCGGCGCCGCGGCCCATGAGATCGTGCGCCTGGAACTCCTCGCCGAGCAGGTCGCGGACACCTCCGGCACCGTCGAGTCCTTCCTCGCCAACCTCGCCGAGTCGGTGCACGGCGCCGCCGCGCACGCCGTCGCCTTCACCTCCCTCGCGGGCGTACGGCACGGCCTGGCGCTCGCGCCGGACCCGCCCGGGCCGGGGGAGGTACGGGGTGCGGCGGGCCGCTGGCTGTCCGGGCGGCGGGTCGGCGGGGAGCTGAGGGATCCCGTGCTGCTGCGCCACCTGCTGTGGATCGCGGTCGCCTCGGGGCGCCCGCTCCAGCTCCACGCCGGGCTGGGCGAGCCCGGCCTGCGCATCGACCGAACGGACCCGGTGCTGCTGACGGACTTCGTACGGGCGACGGCGGGCCTGGGGACGGACCTCGTCCTGCTGCACGGCTATCCGTACCACCGCCACGCCGCCCACCTCGCCGGCGTCTTCCCGCACGTGTACGCCGACTCGGGCGCCGCCCTGGTGCGCACCGGGGCCCGGGCGGCCACGATCCTCGCCGAGATCCTGGAGCTGGCGCCCTTCGGCAAGATCCTCTTCTCCAGCGGCGCCCACGGGCTGCCCGAACTGCACGTGGTGGGAGCCCGCCTGTTCAGGGAGGCGCTGAGCCGGGTGCTCGGCGGCTGGGTCGCCGAGGGCGCGTGGTCGCAGGGCGACGCCCAGCGGGTCGCGGCCATGGTCGCCGCGGGGAACGCCAGGCGGGTGTACGGGCTGGAGTGA
- a CDS encoding ABC transporter permease codes for MTPAPTATGAYTPKPGAAPLPRMIAAQAALETKMLLRNGEQLLLTVVIPTLLLVLFSSVDIVDTGAGKAVDFLAPGILALAVMSTAFTGQAIATGFERRYGVLKRLASSPLPRWGLMTAKTASVLVTEVFQVVLLTVIAFALGWSPHGNPLAVLLLLILGTAAFSGLGLLMAGTLKAEATLAAANLVFLLLLVGGGVIVPLEKFPAGAQHVLGLLPISALSGGLRDVLQHGAGMPWGDLGILAVWAVVGLAAAGKFFRWE; via the coding sequence ATGACACCTGCGCCGACCGCCACCGGTGCGTACACCCCGAAGCCCGGCGCCGCCCCGCTGCCCCGCATGATCGCGGCGCAGGCGGCGCTCGAGACGAAGATGCTGCTGCGCAACGGCGAGCAGCTCCTGCTCACCGTCGTCATCCCGACGCTGCTGCTCGTGCTCTTCAGCTCCGTGGACATCGTGGACACCGGCGCGGGCAAGGCCGTCGACTTCCTCGCCCCCGGCATCCTCGCGCTCGCCGTGATGTCGACGGCGTTCACCGGGCAGGCCATCGCGACCGGCTTCGAACGCCGGTACGGCGTGCTGAAGCGGCTGGCCTCCTCGCCTCTGCCCCGCTGGGGCCTGATGACGGCCAAGACGGCGTCGGTGCTGGTCACCGAGGTCTTCCAGGTCGTCCTGCTGACCGTGATCGCCTTCGCGCTCGGCTGGTCCCCGCACGGAAACCCACTTGCCGTCCTGCTCCTGCTGATCCTGGGCACGGCCGCCTTCTCCGGGCTGGGTCTGCTGATGGCCGGGACGCTCAAGGCCGAGGCGACCCTCGCCGCAGCCAACCTGGTCTTCCTGCTGCTCCTCGTCGGGGGCGGAGTGATCGTCCCGCTGGAGAAGTTCCCCGCGGGCGCCCAGCACGTCCTTGGCCTGCTGCCCATCTCGGCCCTGTCCGGAGGGCTGCGGGACGTGCTGCAGCACGGCGCCGGCATGCCGTGGGGCGACCTGGGGATCCTCGCCGTGTGGGCGGTCGTGGGGCTGGCGGCCGCCGGAAAGTTCTTCCGCTGGGAGTAG
- a CDS encoding ABC transporter ATP-binding protein: MRSEPVVQVHALVKRYGTKTAVNGLDLVARPGVTAVLGPNGAGKTSTVETCEGYRKPDSGTVRVLGLDPVRQSAELRPRIGVMLQSGGVYSGARADEMLRHVARLHAHPLDVDALIERLGLGGCGRTSYRRLSGGQQQRLALAMAVVGRPELVFLDEPTAGLDPQARRATWDLVRDLRSDGVSVILTTHYMEEAEQLADDVAIIDAGRVIAQGSPEELCRGGAENTLRFTGRPGLDVASLLKALPADCSAAELTPGAYRVTGKVDPQLLATVTSWCAQHGVMPEKISVERHTLEDVFLELTGKELRS, from the coding sequence ATGCGAAGTGAGCCCGTGGTCCAGGTCCATGCCCTGGTGAAGCGGTACGGCACGAAGACCGCGGTGAACGGCCTCGACCTGGTGGCCAGGCCGGGGGTGACCGCCGTCCTCGGTCCCAACGGCGCCGGCAAGACGTCGACGGTCGAGACCTGCGAGGGGTACCGCAAGCCGGACTCCGGCACGGTGCGTGTCCTGGGCCTCGACCCGGTGAGACAGTCCGCCGAGCTGCGGCCCCGGATCGGCGTGATGCTGCAGTCAGGGGGCGTCTACTCGGGCGCGCGGGCGGACGAGATGCTGCGGCACGTCGCCCGGCTGCACGCCCACCCGCTCGACGTGGACGCCCTCATCGAACGCCTGGGTCTCGGCGGTTGCGGGCGGACCAGCTACCGCCGGCTGTCCGGAGGACAGCAGCAGCGGCTCGCGCTCGCCATGGCCGTCGTGGGCCGGCCCGAGCTCGTGTTCCTCGACGAGCCGACGGCCGGACTCGACCCGCAGGCCCGGCGGGCCACCTGGGACCTGGTGCGCGACCTGCGCTCCGACGGGGTGTCCGTGATCCTCACCACGCACTACATGGAGGAGGCCGAGCAGCTTGCCGACGACGTCGCCATCATCGACGCCGGCCGGGTCATCGCCCAGGGCTCCCCGGAAGAGCTGTGCCGGGGCGGCGCGGAGAACACCCTGCGCTTCACCGGCCGGCCCGGTCTCGACGTCGCATCCCTGCTCAAGGCGCTGCCCGCCGACTGCTCGGCCGCCGAGCTGACACCCGGCGCCTACCGGGTGACCGGCAAGGTCGACCCGCAGCTGCTGGCCACCGTGACCTCCTGGTGCGCGCAGCACGGGGTGATGCCGGAGAAGATCTCCGTCGAGCGGCACACCCTGGAAGATGTCTTCTTGGAGTTGACGGGCAAGGAGCTGCGCTCATGA
- a CDS encoding heme o synthase, whose amino-acid sequence MCVTAVESRPGGTSQAVKALGEGALGASQSPSHRPFGARVKAFVALTKPRIIELLLITTVPVMFLAQRGVPDLTLVLLTCVGGYLSAGGANALNMYIDRDIDALMDRTSQRPLVTGMVSPRECLAFGISLAVASTLLFGLTVNWLSAWLSLGALLFYVVVYTMILKRRTSQNIVWGGIAGCMPVLIGWSSVTNSMSWAPVILFLVMFFWTPPHYWPLSMKVKDDYARVGVPMLPVIASNKVVARQIVIYSWVMVAVSLLLTPLGYTGWFYTVVALAAGGFWLWEAHGLQNRAKAEVTGARLKEMRLFHWSITYVSILFVAIAVDPFLR is encoded by the coding sequence GTGTGCGTGACGGCCGTCGAATCCCGTCCTGGGGGCACCTCCCAGGCCGTTAAGGCTCTGGGGGAGGGGGCACTCGGTGCGAGCCAGAGCCCGAGCCACCGGCCGTTCGGGGCCCGTGTCAAGGCGTTCGTGGCACTGACCAAGCCACGGATCATCGAGCTGCTGCTGATCACCACCGTTCCGGTGATGTTCCTGGCGCAGCGGGGAGTGCCCGACCTCACGCTGGTGCTCCTGACCTGCGTCGGCGGCTACCTGTCCGCGGGCGGAGCCAACGCGCTCAACATGTACATCGACCGCGACATCGACGCGCTCATGGACCGCACCTCGCAGCGGCCGCTCGTCACCGGCATGGTCAGCCCGCGCGAGTGCCTCGCCTTCGGCATCTCGCTGGCCGTCGCCTCGACGCTGCTGTTCGGTCTCACCGTCAACTGGCTGTCGGCGTGGCTGTCGCTCGGAGCCCTCCTGTTCTACGTCGTCGTCTACACGATGATCCTCAAACGGCGTACCTCGCAGAACATCGTGTGGGGCGGCATCGCCGGCTGCATGCCGGTGCTGATCGGCTGGTCCTCGGTCACGAACTCCATGTCCTGGGCGCCGGTCATCCTCTTCCTCGTCATGTTCTTCTGGACGCCGCCGCACTACTGGCCGCTGTCCATGAAGGTGAAGGACGACTACGCGCGCGTGGGCGTGCCGATGCTGCCGGTCATCGCCTCCAACAAGGTCGTCGCCCGGCAGATCGTGATCTACAGCTGGGTGATGGTGGCGGTCTCGCTGCTGCTGACCCCGCTCGGCTACACCGGCTGGTTCTACACCGTGGTCGCCCTCGCGGCCGGCGGCTTCTGGCTGTGGGAGGCCCACGGGCTGCAGAACCGGGCGAAGGCCGAGGTGACGGGCGCCAGGCTGAAGGAGATGCGGCTGTTCCACTGGTCCATCACCTATGTGTCGATCCTGTTCGTGGCGATCGCGGTGGACCCGTTCCTGCGCTGA
- a CDS encoding ArsR family transcriptional regulator: protein MKNVGEARETPTGTPQEELATGERSTRNRVARSILDHGPSTVAELAGRLGLTQAAVRRHLDALVADDVVEAREQRVYGARTRGRPAKVFALTDCGRDAFDQSYDKLAADALRWIAEQEGGQEAVAAFARARIAAQARAYRKAIEAAGPDERAEALAKALSLDGYAATARSAPLPRKGEQLCQHHCPVAHVAEQFPQLCEAETEIFAELLGTHVQRLATIAHGDGVCTTFIPRISKTSDNASASTAGRNPA, encoded by the coding sequence GTGAAAAACGTCGGCGAGGCTCGGGAGACCCCCACGGGGACCCCTCAGGAGGAGCTCGCGACCGGGGAGCGCTCGACGCGCAACCGGGTCGCGCGGTCCATCCTGGACCACGGCCCGTCGACCGTCGCCGAGCTGGCCGGCCGGCTGGGGCTCACCCAGGCGGCCGTACGCCGTCACCTGGACGCCCTGGTCGCCGACGACGTGGTCGAGGCGCGGGAGCAGCGGGTGTACGGGGCGCGCACGCGCGGCCGCCCCGCCAAGGTCTTCGCGCTCACCGACTGCGGCCGGGACGCCTTCGACCAGTCGTACGACAAGCTCGCCGCGGACGCGCTCCGCTGGATCGCCGAGCAGGAGGGCGGCCAGGAGGCGGTCGCCGCCTTCGCCCGGGCCCGCATCGCCGCGCAGGCGCGCGCGTACCGCAAGGCGATCGAGGCCGCCGGCCCCGACGAGCGCGCCGAAGCGCTGGCCAAGGCCCTGAGCCTTGACGGGTACGCTGCTACGGCGCGCAGCGCGCCCCTCCCGCGCAAGGGCGAGCAGCTCTGCCAGCACCACTGCCCGGTGGCCCACGTCGCGGAGCAGTTCCCCCAGCTGTGCGAGGCGGAGACGGAGATCTTCGCCGAGCTGCTGGGTACTCACGTCCAGCGACTGGCGACCATCGCCCACGGCGACGGCGTCTGCACGACGTTCATCCCCAGGATTTCCAAGACCAGCGACAACGCATCTGCTAGCACGGCCGGGAGGAACCCCGCATGA
- the tal gene encoding transaldolase: MTDALKRLSDEGVAIWLDDLSRKRITSGNLAELIDQQHVVGVTTNPTIFQKAISQGDGYDQQVSDLAARKVTVEEAIRMITTADVRDAADILRPVFDATDGQDGRVSIEVDPRLAHNTKATVAEARQLAWLVDRPNTLIKIPATEAGLPAIAETIGNGISVNVTLIFSLERYRKVMDAYLTGLEKAKERGLDLSKIHSVASFFVSRVDTEIDRRIDEMGTDEAKALRGKAGVANARLAYQAYEEVFASDRWSTLENAGANKQRPLWASTGVKDKAYKDTMYVEELVAPNTVNTMPEATLEATEDHGEIRGDAVTGTYEQARADLDALEKIGISYDEVVQVLEDEGVEKFEGSWTDLLKSTEAELERLAPAEG; this comes from the coding sequence ATGACAGACGCACTGAAGCGCCTCTCCGATGAAGGCGTCGCGATCTGGCTGGACGACCTCTCGCGCAAGCGGATCACGTCCGGCAACCTCGCCGAGCTGATCGACCAGCAGCACGTCGTGGGCGTCACCACCAACCCGACGATCTTCCAGAAGGCGATCTCCCAGGGCGACGGCTACGACCAGCAGGTCTCCGACCTCGCCGCCCGCAAGGTCACCGTCGAAGAGGCCATCCGCATGATCACCACGGCGGACGTCCGGGACGCCGCCGACATCCTGCGCCCGGTCTTCGACGCCACGGACGGCCAGGACGGCCGGGTCTCCATCGAGGTCGACCCGCGCCTGGCGCACAACACCAAGGCCACCGTCGCCGAGGCCCGCCAGCTGGCCTGGCTGGTGGACCGCCCGAACACGCTCATCAAGATCCCGGCCACCGAGGCGGGCCTGCCGGCGATCGCCGAGACCATCGGCAACGGCATCAGCGTCAACGTCACGCTGATCTTCTCGCTGGAGCGCTACCGCAAGGTCATGGACGCCTACCTGACCGGTCTCGAGAAGGCCAAGGAGCGCGGTCTGGACCTCTCCAAGATCCACTCGGTGGCGTCCTTCTTCGTCTCCCGCGTCGACACGGAGATCGACCGGCGGATCGACGAGATGGGCACCGACGAGGCCAAGGCTCTGCGCGGCAAGGCGGGCGTGGCCAACGCACGGCTCGCCTACCAGGCCTACGAGGAGGTCTTCGCCTCCGACCGCTGGAGCACGCTGGAGAACGCCGGCGCCAACAAGCAGCGCCCGCTGTGGGCCTCGACCGGCGTGAAGGACAAGGCGTACAAGGACACCATGTACGTCGAGGAACTGGTCGCGCCCAACACCGTGAACACCATGCCGGAGGCCACCCTGGAGGCCACCGAGGACCACGGTGAGATCCGCGGCGACGCCGTCACCGGCACCTACGAGCAGGCCCGCGCCGACCTGGACGCGCTGGAGAAGATCGGGATCTCCTACGACGAGGTGGTCCAGGTCCTGGAGGACGAGGGCGTCGAGAAGTTCGAGGGCTCCTGGACCGACCTGCTGAAGTCGACCGAGGCGGAGCTGGAGCGCCTCGCCCCCGCGGAGGGCTGA
- the tkt gene encoding transketolase, producing the protein MSTKPTTTDLEWTELDQRAVDTARVLAADAVQKVGNGHPGTAMSLAPAAYTLFQKVMRHDPADPQWVGRDRFVLSAGHSSLTLYTQLYLAGFGLELEDLQAFRTWGSRTPGHPEYGHTPGVETTTGPLGQGVANAVGMAMAARYERGLFDPDAAQGTSPFDHFVYCIAGDGCLQEGISAEASSLAGHQKLGNLILLWDDNHISIEGDTETAVSEDTVKRYEAYGWHVQRVAPKPDGDLDPHAIYNAIEAAKKVTDRPSFIAMRSIIAWPAPNAQNTEAAHGSALGEDEVAATKRVLGFDPEKHFEVADEVIAHTRKALERGAQAKAEWEKSFQAWRDDNAERAAEFDRIAAGELPAGWEEKIPVFETGKGVATRAASGKVLQALGEVVPELWGGSADLAGSNNTTIDKTSSFLPEGNPLPEANPYGRTIHFGIREHSMGAELNGITLHGNTRAYGGTFLVFSDYMRNAVRLSALMHLPVTYVWTHDSIGLGEDGPTHQPVEHLASLRAIPGLNVVRPADANETAIAWREILGRWTKEYGKGQPHALALTRQGVPTYEPNDDAARGGYVLLEAEGGKPEVILIATGSEVHVAVEAREQLQAGGVPTRVVSMPCVEWFEQQDQGYRDSVLPPAVRARVAVEAGIGLTWYRYVGDAGRIVSLEHFGASADGKVLFREFGFTAENVAAKARESLAAAQR; encoded by the coding sequence GTGAGCACCAAGCCGACCACAACAGACCTCGAGTGGACCGAGTTGGACCAGCGTGCGGTGGACACCGCGCGTGTCCTGGCCGCCGACGCCGTACAGAAGGTCGGCAACGGCCATCCCGGTACGGCGATGAGCCTGGCTCCGGCCGCCTACACCCTCTTCCAGAAGGTGATGCGGCACGACCCGGCCGATCCGCAGTGGGTGGGGCGCGACCGTTTCGTGCTGTCCGCCGGCCACTCCTCGCTGACTCTCTACACCCAGCTGTACCTGGCCGGTTTCGGCCTGGAGCTGGAGGATCTGCAGGCCTTCCGCACGTGGGGCTCCAGGACGCCGGGTCACCCGGAGTACGGGCACACCCCGGGTGTGGAGACCACGACCGGCCCGCTGGGCCAGGGTGTGGCCAACGCGGTGGGCATGGCGATGGCCGCCCGCTACGAGCGCGGCCTGTTCGACCCCGACGCCGCTCAGGGCACCTCCCCCTTCGACCACTTCGTCTACTGCATCGCCGGTGACGGCTGCCTGCAGGAGGGCATCTCCGCGGAGGCGTCCTCGCTGGCCGGCCACCAGAAGCTCGGCAACCTGATCCTCCTGTGGGACGACAACCACATCTCGATCGAGGGCGACACCGAGACGGCCGTGTCCGAGGACACCGTCAAGCGGTACGAGGCCTACGGCTGGCACGTGCAGCGGGTGGCTCCCAAGCCGGACGGCGACCTCGACCCGCACGCCATCTACAACGCGATCGAGGCCGCGAAGAAGGTCACGGACCGGCCGTCCTTCATCGCGATGCGCTCGATCATCGCCTGGCCCGCCCCGAACGCGCAGAACACCGAGGCCGCGCACGGCTCGGCGCTGGGCGAGGACGAGGTCGCGGCCACCAAGCGCGTCCTGGGCTTCGACCCGGAGAAGCACTTCGAGGTCGCCGACGAGGTCATCGCGCACACCCGCAAGGCCCTGGAGCGGGGTGCCCAGGCGAAGGCCGAGTGGGAGAAGTCCTTCCAGGCGTGGCGCGACGACAACGCCGAGCGTGCCGCCGAGTTCGACCGGATCGCCGCTGGTGAGCTGCCCGCGGGCTGGGAGGAGAAGATCCCGGTCTTCGAGACGGGCAAGGGCGTGGCCACCCGGGCGGCGTCCGGGAAGGTGCTGCAGGCGCTGGGCGAGGTGGTCCCCGAGCTGTGGGGCGGCTCGGCCGACCTGGCCGGCTCGAACAACACGACGATCGACAAGACGTCGTCGTTCCTGCCCGAGGGCAACCCGCTGCCGGAGGCGAACCCCTACGGGCGCACGATCCACTTCGGCATCCGCGAGCACTCGATGGGCGCGGAGCTGAACGGCATCACGCTGCACGGCAACACCCGTGCCTACGGCGGCACGTTCCTGGTGTTCTCCGACTACATGCGCAACGCGGTGCGGCTGTCGGCGCTGATGCACCTGCCGGTGACGTACGTGTGGACGCACGACTCCATCGGTCTGGGCGAGGACGGGCCGACCCACCAGCCGGTCGAGCACCTGGCCTCGCTGCGCGCCATCCCGGGTCTGAACGTCGTCCGCCCGGCGGACGCCAACGAGACCGCGATCGCCTGGCGGGAGATCCTCGGCCGCTGGACGAAGGAGTACGGCAAGGGCCAGCCGCACGCTCTGGCGCTGACCCGTCAGGGCGTGCCGACGTACGAGCCCAACGACGATGCGGCCCGGGGCGGTTACGTTCTGCTGGAGGCCGAGGGCGGCAAGCCTGAGGTCATCCTGATCGCCACCGGTTCCGAGGTGCACGTGGCCGTGGAGGCGCGGGAGCAGCTCCAGGCCGGCGGGGTGCCGACGCGGGTCGTGTCCATGCCGTGCGTCGAGTGGTTCGAGCAGCAGGACCAGGGGTACCGGGACAGCGTCCTGCCGCCGGCCGTCAGGGCGCGTGTGGCGGTCGAGGCGGGCATCGGTCTGACCTGGTACAGGTACGTGGGAGACGCCGGGCGCATCGTTTCCCTGGAGCACTTCGGTGCTTCCGCCGACGGCAAGGTCCTCTTCCGGGAATTCGGCTTCACTGCGGAGAATGTGGCCGCCAAGGCGCGGGAATCCCTCGCCGCCGCCCAGCGCTGA